In a genomic window of Candidatus Methylomirabilota bacterium:
- a CDS encoding glutamine--tRNA ligase/YqeY domain fusion protein, whose translation MSEPPPKPSNFIRDAVIEDLRSGRYQSVVTRFPPEPNGYLHIGHAKAICLDFGLAQEFGGRCHLRFDDTNPTKESQEYVDAIIRDVRWLGFDWGQHLYYASDYFQQLYDWAEQLIRAGRAYVDDLAGDEMSEYRGTLTQPGKPSPYRNRSVEENLDLFERMRRGEFEDGTRTLRAKIDMAHPNLNMRDPVMYRIRKTSHHRTGDTWCIYPIYDWAHGQSDSIEGVTHSLCTLEYEDHRPLYDWYLDTLGIYHPRQIEFARLNLSHTVMSKRKLLTLVEEGVVSGWDDPRMPTLAGLRRRGYTPESIRDFADRIGIAKADNLVDVALLEHCVREDLNKRALRRMAVLRPLRLVVENFLEGRVEEVEAVNNPEDPSAGTRRVPFGRILYIEQDDFRETPPPKYFRLSPGVEVRLRYAYIIKCTGFTRAADGSIAEVRCVFDEASRGGDAKGRKIKGTIHWVSAQHAVDGEVRLYDNLFSVPKPDEEEDFKRALNPTSLEVLRGCKLEPSLKAAAPESRFQFERQGYFCVDSRDSTPGKLVFTRTVGLRDTWAKIEKA comes from the coding sequence ATGAGCGAGCCGCCGCCCAAACCTTCCAACTTCATCCGCGACGCGGTCATCGAGGACCTCCGGTCCGGGCGCTACCAGAGCGTCGTCACCCGCTTTCCGCCCGAGCCCAACGGCTACCTGCACATCGGCCACGCCAAGGCCATCTGCCTGGACTTCGGGCTGGCCCAGGAATTCGGCGGGCGCTGCCACCTGCGCTTCGACGACACCAACCCGACGAAGGAGAGCCAGGAGTACGTGGACGCCATCATCCGCGACGTGCGCTGGCTCGGCTTCGACTGGGGCCAGCATCTCTACTACGCCTCCGACTACTTCCAGCAGCTTTATGACTGGGCGGAGCAGCTCATCAGGGCCGGCCGGGCCTACGTGGATGACCTCGCGGGCGACGAGATGAGCGAGTACCGCGGCACGCTCACCCAGCCCGGCAAGCCGAGCCCATACCGCAACCGCTCGGTCGAGGAAAACCTGGACCTCTTCGAGCGCATGCGGCGTGGCGAGTTCGAGGACGGCACCAGGACCCTGCGCGCCAAGATCGACATGGCCCACCCGAACCTGAACATGCGCGATCCCGTCATGTACCGGATCCGCAAGACCTCGCACCACCGCACCGGCGACACGTGGTGCATCTACCCGATATACGACTGGGCCCACGGCCAGTCGGACTCCATCGAAGGCGTCACCCACTCGCTCTGCACGCTGGAGTACGAGGACCACCGCCCGCTCTACGACTGGTACCTCGACACGCTCGGCATCTACCACCCGCGCCAGATCGAGTTCGCGCGCCTGAACCTCTCCCACACGGTGATGAGCAAGCGGAAGCTGCTCACGCTGGTGGAGGAGGGCGTGGTCAGTGGCTGGGACGACCCGCGCATGCCGACTCTGGCCGGGCTGCGCCGCCGCGGCTACACACCCGAGTCCATCCGCGACTTCGCCGACCGCATCGGCATCGCCAAGGCCGACAACCTGGTGGACGTGGCGCTGCTCGAGCACTGCGTGCGCGAGGATCTCAACAAGCGCGCGCTGCGGCGCATGGCCGTGCTGCGGCCGCTGCGGCTGGTAGTGGAGAACTTTCTCGAAGGCCGGGTCGAAGAGGTCGAGGCCGTCAACAACCCCGAGGACCCATCGGCCGGCACCCGTCGCGTTCCGTTTGGGCGCATCCTTTATATAGAGCAGGACGACTTCCGCGAGACCCCGCCGCCCAAGTACTTCCGGCTCTCGCCCGGCGTCGAGGTACGCCTGCGCTACGCCTACATAATCAAGTGCACCGGCTTCACGCGCGCGGCGGACGGCTCGATCGCCGAGGTGCGCTGTGTCTTCGACGAGGCTTCGCGCGGCGGCGACGCGAAGGGCCGCAAGATCAAGGGGACCATCCACTGGGTGTCGGCTCAGCACGCCGTGGACGGCGAGGTGCGGCTGTACGACAACCTGTTCTCCGTCCCCAAGCCCGACGAGGAGGAGGACTTCAAGAGGGCGCTGAACCCCACCTCGCTGGAGGTCCTGCGCGGCTGCAAGCTGGAGCCGTCTCTGAAGGCCGCCGCCCCCGAGTCCCGCTTCCAGTTCGAGCGCCAGGGCTATTTCTGCGTGGACTCGCGGGACTCGACGCCGGGGAAGTTGGTGTTCACCCGGACGGTTGGGTTACGGGATACCTGGGCGAAGATCGAGAAGGC
- a CDS encoding DUF3175 domain-containing protein: MARRKTTRRKQSKRESWVQRVRETSDAMDLPLGIFKRSPKEIARGLKQSVLRSRRTKGTKFQSAMSMLGRSLARQDRQRLEAAKIELRRIFGRQPRGRARSAA, encoded by the coding sequence ATGGCACGACGAAAGACGACCAGGCGCAAGCAGTCGAAGCGCGAGAGCTGGGTGCAGCGGGTCCGGGAGACCTCGGATGCGATGGACCTGCCGCTCGGGATCTTCAAGCGGTCGCCGAAAGAGATCGCCCGCGGGCTCAAGCAGTCGGTGCTCCGCAGCCGCCGCACCAAGGGGACGAAGTTCCAGTCCGCCATGTCCATGCTGGGGCGGAGCCTCGCTCGGCAGGACCGCCAGCGCCTGGAGGCGGCCAAGATCGAGCTGCGCCGCATCTTCGGCCGGCAGCCGCGCGGGCGCGCCAGGAGCGCGGCGTAG